The Streptomyces clavuligerus genome includes a region encoding these proteins:
- a CDS encoding LysM peptidoglycan-binding domain-containing protein, which yields MSTPVGNPSAGLSRAVLAILSPPTDLAGDPGGPLGEVRFRFNPSQLRLGRSASWTTPPAVAYTRGAPAKFTGAHPANLRLEVFLDASGTPGAATVQDQVALLLSCCEVTPQSIAAKAPSPPWVRFSWGAFSTVQFTAYVTSVDATYTLFSPNGMPLRATCSLALTEIATATKRQNPTSGALSAHRIHRTVAGDTLPSLAWREYGDAGRWRLIAEANSVDDPMRLRPGTELLLPAASERETTSGGRAAGMGGRAAHGPDEAKGRAR from the coding sequence GTGTCCACCCCCGTCGGCAATCCATCCGCCGGACTCTCGCGCGCCGTCCTCGCCATCCTCAGCCCGCCGACGGATCTGGCGGGCGACCCCGGTGGCCCGCTCGGCGAGGTGCGGTTCCGGTTCAACCCCTCGCAGCTCCGGCTGGGCCGCTCGGCGAGCTGGACCACACCGCCGGCCGTCGCGTACACCCGGGGCGCCCCGGCGAAGTTCACCGGCGCCCACCCGGCCAATCTGCGGCTGGAGGTGTTCCTCGACGCGTCGGGGACCCCGGGCGCGGCGACCGTTCAGGACCAGGTGGCCCTGCTGCTCTCGTGCTGCGAGGTGACACCGCAGTCCATCGCGGCCAAGGCGCCGTCGCCGCCGTGGGTGCGGTTCTCCTGGGGCGCGTTCTCGACGGTGCAGTTCACCGCGTATGTGACGAGCGTGGACGCCACGTACACGCTGTTCAGTCCGAACGGGATGCCGCTGCGGGCGACCTGTTCGCTGGCGCTGACGGAGATCGCCACCGCGACCAAGAGGCAGAACCCGACCTCGGGGGCGCTCTCGGCACACCGGATCCACCGCACCGTGGCCGGGGACACCCTGCCCTCGCTGGCGTGGCGGGAGTACGGGGACGCGGGGCGGTGGCGGCTGATCGCCGAGGCGAACTCCGTCGACGACCCGATGCGGCTGCGGCCGGGGACCGAGCTGCTGCTGCCCGCCGCGAGCGAACGGGAGACCACCTCGGGCGGACGGGCGGCAGGCATGGGCGGACGGGCGGCGCACGGCCCGGACGAGGCGAAGGGGCGAGCACGGTGA
- a CDS encoding phage tail protein: MPATPDPGSTVFFTLTVDGQNLGLFNGCEGLSSTVEIERHQEGGNNGFVWQLPTRVNFSTIRLTRPLTADTARVATWISSVTTGITRPTAQIAALRADGSIVAQWGLMEVLPVSWTGPTLNPESPAVATETLEIAHHGFTDAGGA, translated from the coding sequence ATGCCCGCCACCCCTGACCCCGGCTCCACCGTCTTCTTCACCCTCACCGTCGACGGGCAGAACCTCGGCCTGTTCAACGGCTGTGAGGGGCTGTCCTCCACCGTGGAGATCGAGCGGCACCAGGAGGGCGGGAACAACGGGTTCGTCTGGCAGTTGCCCACCCGGGTGAACTTCTCCACCATCCGGCTGACCCGTCCGCTGACCGCCGACACGGCACGGGTCGCCACCTGGATCTCCTCGGTCACCACCGGAATCACCCGCCCCACCGCGCAGATCGCCGCCCTGCGCGCCGACGGCTCGATCGTGGCCCAGTGGGGCCTGATGGAGGTGCTGCCGGTGAGCTGGACGGGGCCGACGCTGAATCCGGAGAGTCCGGCGGTGGCGACCGAGACCCTGGAGATCGCCCATCACGGCTTCACCGACGCGGGGGGTGCGTGA